From a region of the Nothobranchius furzeri strain GRZ-AD chromosome 12, NfurGRZ-RIMD1, whole genome shotgun sequence genome:
- the LOC139061998 gene encoding uncharacterized protein — translation MDSEVTMQLSSQLQAMQNTFLPMMTNMMNMICNLQKDVEGVKQFMRDSQATRAAAPGLPEKPQNETGMLRVDVFTGSDSQENNNTSKEGDNTSPVVPSVAMLGDEPADDDRSTTTTTAVTEKILLAPLVVRKGSNRPAVEVTVNQRHRCVALLDTGADISLISGALYSSMCEQRGEDISTPTLISGPKDFDEFYGAPSPAAATAEVNISIGGMSFKHFVYITEDMPMPMLLGLDCLQRLDARISGASGQLFARVRQPKPYKPWPDTGGRPSVACLSRGDASSTSPPLSKPPGRPPELLLQIEKVIDHFYDQNLRTHLLAAFSFAQASLGKSAEGRKTYYDKKASHPELDVGDQAWYYIFAPETGNNTATSGKLAKKLLPRWSGPYLITDKISPVMYQIKIANKNKAPVYKWVHRDHIKLHKGPTDLADTNNNNPPTSKGG, via the coding sequence atggactcagaggtaacgatgcaattatcatctcaacttcaggcgatgcaaaacactttccttccaatgatgactaacatgatgaacatgatctgcaatcttcagaaagacgtcgagggcgtcaaacaattcatgcgtgattctcaggcgacacgggcggcagctccgggtttgcctgagaagccacaaaatgagactgggaTGCTGcgggttgatgttttcacaggttctgattcacaggaaaacaacaacacctcaaaggaaggagacaacacctctccggtcgttccatccgtggcgatgttaggcgatgaacccgcagatgacgaccgcagtaccactactaccaccgccgtaactgagaagattttgcttgcacctctggtcgtgagaaaggggtctaataggcccgcagtggaggtcactgttaatcagagacatcgctgtgtcgcattattagacacaggagcggacatctcgctcatcagcggagctctttacagcagcatgtgcgaacaaaggggggaggacatctcaacccccacactcatttcgggcccgaaggattttgacgagttctatggcgctccctcgcccgcggctgcgacggctgaggtcaacatctcgataggaggcatgtcctttaaacacttcgtgtacatcaccgaggatatgccgatgcccatgctcttagggttggactgtctccaacgccttgacgctagaatcagcggtgcgtccggacaactgtttgcacgtgtgcggcagccaaagccgtacaaaccgtggcctgacacaggcggacgcccttcggtggcatgtctttcgcggggggacgcgagttcgacctcaccaccgctctcgaagccaccgggtagacccccggaacttctgttacagattgagaaggtcatagaccacttctacgaccagaacctgcgaactcacctgcttgcagcattctcgttcgcacaggcatctctgggaaagtcagctgaaggcagaaaaacttattatgataagaaagcctcacatcccgaactcgatgtaggtgaccaggcctggtactacattttcgctcccgaaaCAGGTAACAAcactgcgacctcggggaagctggctaagaaacttttgcccagatggtcgggtccatacctgattacagataagatctctccggtcatgtatcagatcaagatcgccaacaaaaacaaggcgcccgtctacaaatgggtacacagggaccatatcaaactgcacaagggtcccacagatttggccgataccaacaacaacaatccaccgacttcaaaaggggggtga